In Pyrus communis chromosome 11, drPyrComm1.1, whole genome shotgun sequence, the sequence TCTAAATACCTAGTTCATTAGATGAATGTCCCGGGTGCCTCTTCTAAAGTTCAAGTCCTTCAGCAGTCCAACCTATTGGCTTGATTTGATACCTTCTTAACAGAAAAAAGCTCTAAAGGTCGAGTGTGGTTTCTGAATTTTCTGATACTGAACCAATTGGGTTTTACTTTTGACAACTTTTCTTGTAGTGCAAGTTAAACGAATCTAGAGCACATGAGAAATCAACCGATACTCTAACAAAGAGTAGACCATCTAAACATTCATACGATCATCATACACACATACACGCAGAAGGAAAAACTAGCCAAGCTGTGCAATGCAGGTATCCTATCCAAAATTGTAATTTACATTGAACCcgaaaaaaaatcatactttgAACATATAAAACTTAGTAGTGTCAAAATCCATACCCAGAGACTTCTTGCAGTCAAATTGAGCAGAACCACCAGCTGTTGAAATGCTTATGAACGAACTATCTCTGATATTTTCAGGATTGACATGACGAAAGCGGCATTTGTCTCCGTAACTGCATGTTCCCCATCTAAAGAACGACCTGCATATTCTCACTCCATTAGAACTTCCATGATCACCATTCCAAGTCATCCTGGCCAAGTTTCCCTTCTCAGTTTCCATTCCTTGCGCATCACGCAAAGTCCTGCGGAGATCACTGGTGCCATGAGCAAAGGAACATCTCTGCCCAGAAGAGCAACAACCCATTTGGAATTTACGGCACAGTTTGGTCTTGTAATAGCTAGGCAACATTTTGTTCTGTCCTGAGGCCGCATTCGAGTTCGATACGGCTTCAGAAGTTCTGGGTTTCTTGAAAGCTTGGGACTTGATGTCAGATTGAGCTTTGATTTCTTTCTCCTCAGTAGGAATTTGATGTTTTATCTGACGCCCGTTGTCAACGGATTCAAGATATCGAGCAAAAAATTGTTGAGTAGGTAATGGAGTACTCATGTTGGTATGTAACTTGCGACCCAGTTGCACTCCaactgtttgatgaaatgccaaagaacccagaagaagaaaattatttCCGGGAAATGGTTGGAGCTGAAGCTGAAGAAAAACCCAGATGCTGTATCAGAAGAAATCAGTGGGTGTCAGTGAAGGAATGAGACGCATTGTGCTtgaacattgaaaaaaaattgcaatgaaTGCATCAGAATCCAAGAAAACCCAGATGTAAATTTGAGAATTTAGTGAGATGGGGAGGTCCCAGAGTGAAGATTTTAAGCAAAATCTCGGATTATGATTACAGTGAGAAACATTATGCTCATCAGCTCGGTTAGTTTCTACATTCTGAAGAGTGTGAGCattaaagagattttttttcttcaagtgagCTACCATTAATTAAGCCTTCTTTACTTTACTTGTTGTAATGAATGAGAATATTTTTAATTCCCACTAATTTCAGTGTTTATATTTGGTGCTTGATATGATTAGAATGTTGGAGACTTTATAGTGGCTTTGTTATGGCTTCGTACGAGTTTTGAATGGTTAAGATGGTTAAACAAATAAGTAGTTCACATCGCTAAACTGATGATTGTAGCCAAATTCCATAAAATAAGAACTAGCTACAAAatttacatgtatttaatacatTATCATATTGACATTTAGATCCAATAAGATAATATGATAAGAAATAATTGATAAGTTTGTTCGACGACTATAAGATTGTTGTGTTTCATTTCATGACTTAATGGTTTGAAAAATGTGTTCAAGCACGGTCTTTCCGCTTTTTGAAATTTACTAACACAACATGCAAGATGAGCAAGTCTTGCGGATGATGGGTACCAGTGCGATCCTAGTTAAAGACATTGTGACGCTCAAGTTAGTAATATTAAAGAGATAGAGCCATGTATAAAGTTATCGTGCGTAGCCTAGGTTTTCTTAATGATCATTTTTTGACATTTGGATTGAGCAATAAAAATGTATCGTTATGTCATTGTTATGTTGTCGATATCATTTCTGCAACCAAATGTAGATTATTCCAACTAATTGCCAAAAAACTATTCTGTTGCAATTTTGGTTCCTTCAAGTGTTCATCGCTCAAACTCCAACCTAGTAGTCCACCCATACTAAGCCTGGTAATATAAACTCACATATATTACTCTACCAAGAGATTCTAAGCCAAAATCTAgtagaagaaaagaaatgcaATTCACAATAAGTCTTTGATAACTTTAAAATTCACAGAAATATGAATTCAAAACATTAGAAAAATATCCTTGACTTTGAGATGGGAAAGGAGCACCAATGAATTACACCAACTAAAAATATGTTATGAAAGAAAGTCAAGAGGATATTTTAGTTCCCAtattttagttctctttctctGTATGTAGGTGATCTGCTTCATTAGGAAGAGAAGAAAGGGCACACGAGTGACTTGAGAAAATTCTGGCAGAGAGGGAACCTGATTAGCCACGGTGGAATAAATGGTAGGTAAAGCTATACCATGTCATCAATTAGTGGAATACTTGacaaaaaaactaacaaaaatgtGAAAGTGATCCAAAAATCAAACTTCAGTTATGAAAGTGAGACGAAAAAAGTAACTATAGAAAAGTGTGATTTCTACAAAACTTGAAGATAGTAAAATGAGTAAAATGAAAATTGtcgtaggcataattt encodes:
- the LOC137707487 gene encoding zinc finger CCCH domain-containing protein 39-like: MSTPLPTQQFFARYLESVDNGRQIKHQIPTEEKEIKAQSDIKSQAFKKPRTSEAVSNSNAASGQNKMLPSYYKTKLCRKFQMGCCSSGQRCSFAHGTSDLRRTLRDAQGMETEKGNLARMTWNGDHGSSNGVRICRSFFRWGTCSYGDKCRFRHVNPENIRDSSFISISTAGGSAQFDCKKSLELRKLCGYTTPECGSVQANSLMTYTRGNNVSNRRMGVATAYKHGQSTQCNLEWNELEKLSRIYADWIEDMPLLHGSSSKVECYSSLV